Proteins encoded in a region of the Phoenix dactylifera cultivar Barhee BC4 chromosome 3, palm_55x_up_171113_PBpolish2nd_filt_p, whole genome shotgun sequence genome:
- the LOC103716048 gene encoding cysteine-tryptophan domain-containing zinc finger protein 7-like, translating to MLSVRRRDEGRKEVGLGFGGMEENELEEGEAYSGQEEGEDDSCVDPDIALSYIDEKLQDVLGHFQKDFEGGVSAENLGTKFGGYGSFLPTYQRSPTILSQPKSPLRVPNHNGTRSPYALSFEGTYQNPSIKIGASLSKKCTASTTPSKISSKKDMGMRTQSNEESIPQHDSLNKPVNGSDQKTLKVRIKVGPDNMLARNNAAIYSGLGLDMSPSSSLEDSPDVSGGFSPESPWAILKMMTCSPVPGAVLLSPLPGSIFQLTGTDSSFIKKCKTGMLYKGTPDGCAVLSDLTLPAKDVKVYNEKNMKSDEKKGKSTEVKNVKCEDDISTILNREIDIETAAGQKLVSDALNIPLLAGLENADRKTERQIVRESVKGVTRMLDYSKEHEKITAKERIPFPDIVKDKELESMEGMENNAVGNLENEATHAKGKLNSKAMIAEKALEERNTSSNKNTSSDLQREDGSKVEKSYDLVNGNSNMFRGKKEDMAGQTNPVKQISSQKATSWEQGEKIFRGKDQLSEGKRKLKGSQTDAAPLMELSKDNLSGHSSASLKEKKKSSDAKAKHFEKKSKVLKSRKGSSKDSSKESCGDVMGAVNPEQLESGAGFPDLHYKDKLKVRNYEHEKEPLTSIETSKGRSGDKKVDNAPTSDVSINEPATMPLMGNAPYSGAAAATHAPVVINEHWVCCDICQQWRLLPYGTNPDRLPKNWQCSLLDWLPRMNSCEFSEEETTKALRALYLIPVPESGASLEGHHNVAASSITSTNALHLNQKIEHNMRSVPAIGKRKNGPKDATTVPNHSIQFSNPVNTNLQVSNRSRNLNDPNQYPFETNSSDKVGLSHAGKSTDFTAEKQKHKQKEKHKNLGCYSNEGDFIGQNDKKSKPNSKREVDLNDFRAFKKIKKEGSHHPVRDCYSDHDLAGKAGPDMANGLSTKIIAKNLQKHRDGSSSKDLKSELKDSLSASSKRLKDEIQYLPNGDIKKQTNASNVEKSEKLEFASTERKLKEWQDDQHNQEVQATVNEVLRPEMLKLKKGRVSKSEGKGSSTGRIDKKSSSTRIVLPASREHLPDGMDEEGRYATGKEHQLGPSQGNETSRQALDFVDPSKREMAYAQTSTAATSSSSKVSSSRKSKANIQETKASPVESVSSSPLRYSNTEKLFNRRNSVVKDDALHVGSSVLGSPRRYSDSEADGGSDRSGKRRKETAYSVQQRLIENHREAELGVLSLTRGSFDHQDREANQLSCDKAEDGIHLKRVSHDDLSPVEMEEINVASGTRNLMDYRYPHELPCKDHIEDLDRLNKHHQVNGSGQQKSGKNSFSRFKERPRSSRSDLEKGKLKVSGLSNENKDSYSMKNGSGCQQKVDLSSHQHSTYLEDLRDEKDFSGKQDSATRWSTGRRDNGIQEHLDTHGPSMLSNQHKDLDSRVAVVRVRCGKSNIHDDLQPASSDNDGKSLDHNVSDLIDQRELPVGIGKAHSILASGDKQETHNQVPQKVSSPVKGSRSEVPSNDAVNADASKAGKESRQPDIHNGVHHNSLRQGIPNGPDTSSPIRKDGHSAAYIVMKEARDLKHTANRLKSEGLELESTGLYFQAALKFLHYAFLMEPLNFDSAKQGDASRAMQMYFDTAKLCQFCAHEYERCKEMAAAALAYKCVEVAYLKSAYYKYPSASRDQHELQTALQILQPGESPSSSASDVDNLNNQGTLGKATSARGVCSPQVAGTHVVAARNHPQIMRLLNYTNDLNGAFEATRKSQIAIAAASVSLEKDRADGMSSVRRVLDFNFHNVEELLRLVRLSWSLLVVSCSKTEQTLSL from the exons ATGCTGTCGGTGAGGAGGAGGGATGAAGGGAGAAAGGAGGTAGGcttagggtttgggggaatGGAGGAGAACGAGCTCGAAGAAGGAGAGGCGTACTCCGggcaggaggagggggaggacgaCTCCTGCGTCGACCCCGACATCGCGCTCTCGTACATC GATGAAAAACTTCAAGACGTATTGGGGCATTTCCAAAAAGATTTTGAAGGTGGAGTGTCTGCGGAAAACTTGG GGACAAAGTTTGGGGGATATGGTTCTTTTTTGCCTACTTACCAGCGTTCTCCAACCATTCTGTCTCAACCTAAAAGTCCGCTGAGGGTGCCAAACCACAATGGCACAAGATCTCCCTACGCCCTTTCATTCGAG GGTACATATCAGAATCCTTCCATCAAAATTGGGGCATCACTCTCTAAAAAGTGCACTGCCTCGACAACACCAAGCAAGATCTCAAGCAAAAAAGACATGGGTATGAGAACACAAAGTAATGAGGAGTCTATTCCCCAGCATGATTCCTTGAACAAACCAGTTAATGGAAGTGACCAGAAGACATTAAAGGTCCGCATAAAAGTTGGCCCTGATAACATGTTGGCAAGAAATAATGCTGCTATCTACAGCGGTCTGGGCCTTGACATGTCTCCATCTTCATCATTGGAGGATAGCCCTGATGTGAGTGGAGGGTTTTCCCCTGAGTCTCCGTGGGCCATTCTCAAG ATGATGACATGCTCTCCAGTTCCTGGGGCTGTTTTGCTTTCACCTCTTCCAGGTAGTATATTCCAGTTGACTGGGACAGATAGTTCTTTCATTAAAAAATGTAAAACTGGCATGCTGTACAAGGGCACTCCTGACGGGTGTGCAGTCCTAAGTGATTTGACACTGCCTGCGAAAGATGTCAAAGTTTACAATGAAAAGAACATGAAGTCTGATGAGAAGAAAGGGAAGTCCACAGAAGTAAAGAATGTAAAATGCGAAGATGACATAAGCACAATTTTGAATAGGGAAATTGATATTGAAACCGCAGCAGGACAAAAGCTTGTTTCTGATGCCTTGAATATACCACTTTTAGCTGGTTTGGAGAATGCTGATAGAAAAACAGAAAGGCAGATAGTTAGGGAGTCAGTGAAAGGTGTCACTAGAATGTTGGATTACTCAAAGGAACATGAGAAGATAACAGCGAAGGAGAGAATACCCTTTCCTGatatagttaaggataaagaattGGAGTCAATGGAAGGCATGGAAAATAATGCAGTTGGCAATTTAGAGAATGAAGCAACACATGCAAAAGGAAAACTTAACTCAAAAGCAATGATTGCAGAGAAGGCCTTGGAAGAACGAAATACAAGTAGCAATAAGAACACTTCATCTGATTTGCAAAGAGAAGACGGGAGCAAAGTTGAGAAGAGTTATGATCTAGTTAATGGCAATTCTAATATGTTTAGGGGAAAGAAGGAGGACATGGCTGGACAGACAAATCCAGTTAAACAGATTTCTTCTCAGAAAGCTACTTCATGGGAACAAGGAGAGAAGATATTCCGAGGGAAGGACCAGTTATCTGAGGGAAAAAGAAAGCTGAAGGGAAGCCAAACTGATGCAGCACCACTCATGGAGTTATCAAAGGACAACCTGAGTGGTCACTCTTCTGCAtcgttaaaagaaaagaagaaaagctctGATGCAAAAGCTAAGCATTTTGAAAAGAAGTCCAAAGTTTTGAAATCCCGTAAAGGATCGAGTAAGGACTCATCTAAAGAATCTTGCGGTGATGTTATGGGTGCTGTAAATCCTGAACAGCTTGAGAGTGGAGCTGGTTTTCCAGATTTACATTACAAAGATAAACTAAAGGTTCGGAACTATGAACATGAGAAAGAGCCCTTGACGTCTATTGAAACATCAAAGGGGAGGTCAGGTGATAAAAAGGTTGATAATGCTCCCACCTCTGATGTTTCTATTAATGAGCCCGCAACTATGCCTTTGATGGGCAATGCCCCATATTCAGGTGCAGCTGCTGCCACCCATGCTCCTGTTGTTATAAATGAACATTGGGTATGTTGTGATATATGCCAGCAATGGCGCCTCTTACCCTATGGTACCAATCCTGATCGCCTCCCCAAGAACTGGCAATGTAGCCTGCTTGATTGGCT GCCTAGAATGAATAGTTGCGAATTCAGTGAGGAGGAAACAACAAAAGCACTACGTGCACTATATCTGATTCCTGTTCCTGAGAGTGGTGCTAGTTTGGAAGGCCATCATAATGTTGCTGCATCAAGCATTACTTCAACCAATGCTCTGCATCTCAATCAAAAAATTGAACATAACATGCGAAGTGTGCCTGCTATTGGGAAGAGAAAAAATGGACCTAAGGATGCAACTACTGTACCTAATCATTCAATTCAGTTTTCAAATCCTGTGAATACGAACCTACAGGTCTCTAACAGAAGTAGAAATTTGAATGATCCGAACCAGTATCCTTTTGAAACAAACTCGTCAGACAAAGTTGGCCTCAGCCATGCGGGCAAATCAACTGACTTCACTGCAGAGAAGCAAAAACACAAACAAAAGGAGAAGCATAAAAATCTCGGCTGCTATTCAAATGAAG GTGATTTTATTGGACAAAACGataaaaaatcaaaaccaaATAGCAAGAGAGAGGTTGATCTAAATGATTTTAGAGCATTTaagaaaatcaagaaagaaGGCTCACATCATCCTGTCAGAGATTGTTATTCTGACCATGATTTAGCTGGAAAAGCAGGTCCTGACATGGCTAATGGTCTGTCAACTAAGATAATTGCAAAAAATCTTCAGAAACACAGAGATGGTTCTTCGTCAAAGGACTTGAAGTCTGAGTTGAAAGATAGTTTGTCTGCATCATCTAAGAGGTTAAAAGATGAAATTCAGTATCTTCCAAATGGGGATATTAAAAAACAAACCAATGCATCAAATGTAGAAAAATCTGAGAAACTGGAATTTGCTTCTACGGAGAGAAAACTGAAGGAGTGGCAAGATGATCAGCACAATCAGGAGGTCCAGGCTACTGTCAATGAAGTTTTAAGACCTGAGATGTTAAAGTTAAAGAAGGGTAGGGTTTCAAAGTCTGAGGGAAAGGGGTCCAGTACAGGCAGGATTGATAAAAAAAGTTCCTCGACCAGAATTGTCTTGCCTGCTAGCAGAGAGCATCTGCCTGATGGAATGGATGAGGAGGGCAGATATGCCACTGGAAAAGAGCATCAGTTGGGGCCTTCCCAAGGGAATGAAACTTCTAGACAGGCATTGGACTTTGTTGATCCCTCGAAGAGGGAGATGGCATATGCACAGACTTCTACAGCAGCTACTTCAAGTTCTTCAAAGGTATCAAGCTCCCGCAAAAGTAAAGCCAACATTCAGGAAACAAAGGCCTCTCCAGTAGAGTCAGTTTCTTCATCTCCATTGAGGTATTCAAATACTGAAAAGCTCTTTAACAGAAGAAACTCAGTGGTAAAGGATGATGCTTTACATGTTGGTTCCTCTGTCCTGGGGAGCCCAAGAAGATATTCAGATAGTGAAGCTGATGGTGGAAGTGACCGCTCTGGAAAACGAAGGAAGGAGACAGCTTATTCTGTCCAACAACGACTTATAGAAAATCATAGAGAAGCAGAATTGGGAGTTTTAAGTCTTACGAGAGGGTCATTTGATCATCAGGATAGAGAAGCAAATCAGTTATCTTGTGACAAAGCTGAAGATGGAATTCATTTGAAAAGGGTTAGCCATGATGATCTGTCACCTGTTGAGATGGAAGAGATTAATGTGGCGAGTGGTACTAGGAATCTTATGGATTACAGATATCCTCATGAACTTCCATGTAAAGACcatattgaagatttagataGGCTGAATAAACACCACCAGGTAAATGGTTCTGGTCAACAGAAGTCTGGCAAGAACTCTTTTTCACGGTTCAAAGAGAGACCGAGGAGCTCTAGATCAGACTTGGAGAAAGGTAAGCTTAAGGTTTCTGGTTTGTCTAATGAAAACAAGGATTCATATTCTATGAAGAATGGCAGCGGCTGCCAACAGAAGGTTGACCTGAGTTCTCATCAGCATTCTACTTATCTTGAAGATTTGAGGGATGAGAAAGATTTTTCGGGGAAGCAGGACTCTGCCACAAGATGGTCTACAGGTAGAAGAGATAATGGAATACAAGAACATTTGGATACTCATGGTCCGTCCATGCTTTCTAATCAGCATAAGGATCTTGACTCAAGAGTTGCAGTTGTCAGAGTTAGATGTGGTAAGTCCAATATCCATGACGACCTACAACCAGCATCTTCTGACAATGATGGAAAGTCATTAGATCACAATGTTTCTGATCTGATTGATCAACGGGAACTGCCTGTTGGAATAGGGAAAGCACATTCAATTTTGGCTTCTGGAGATAAACAGGAAACACATAATCAAGTCCCTCAAAAAGTCTCTTCACCTGTCAAGGGAAGCAGGTCAGAAGTACCCTCTAATGATGCAGTAAATGCCGATGCATCAAAGGCAGGCAAAGAATCCAGACAACCCGATATCCACAATGGGGTGCACCACAATAGTTTGAGGCAAGGCATCCCAAATGGTCCTGACACTTCAAGTCCAATTCGAAAGGATGGTCATTCTGCTGCATATATTGTCATGAAAGAAGCAAGAGATTTGAAGCATACAGCTAATCGTTTAAAG AGTGAGGGATTAGAACTTGAAAGCACAGGCCTATACTTTCAGGCAGCCTTGAAGTTTTTACATTATGCCTTTCTTATGGAGCCTCTCAATTTTGATAGTGCAAAACAAGGGGACGCATCGCGTGCAATGCAGATGTATTTTGATACAGCAAAACTCTGCCA ATTTTGTGCCCATGAATATGAGAGATGCAAAGAAATGGCAGCAGCTGCTTTAGCATACAAGTGTGTGGAAGTGGCATATTTGAAGTCTGCGTACTACAAATATCCCAGTGCAAGCAGAGATCAACATGAATTACAAACAGCTCTTCAGATTCTTCAGCCAG